DNA from Aggregatimonas sangjinii:
GGCAAGACGAACTGGACGGCGGTAAAGCGTAATACTAAACATATCGGCCTTTGACTACGATCAAGGACCGATCAAAAATAAAATATCATGGCACACAAAAAAGGTGTAGGTAGTTCCAAGAACGGAAGGGAATCGGAATCGAAACGTTTGGGCGTTAAAATTTTTGGCGGTCAAGCTGCCACTGCCGGGAACATTATCGTACGACAAAGAGGTACACGACACAACCCAGGAGAGAATGTTTATGCCGGTAAGGACCATACGTTACATGCCCGAGTAGATGGTCTTGTAAAATTCGAAAAGAAAGCTGGTGGAAAATCTTATGTTTCCATTGAGCCTTTCGAGGCGTAATATGCTTTTCGTTTAAAAATAGATGTCTTTGGCGTTTGAGCAAAGACCGAAACCCTTTCCAATTTGGAAGGGGTTTTTTGGTTTAGGAGATTACGGATTTGTTGGTGCCCGTAGTGCTATTCGACGCACAATTTTAACTAACATTTGTCGTTTTATTTATGACAAATGTTGTATATTAGTTATTATAAAAATACATTATGTCTTCAGCTCAGAAATTATTTCATAAAAAAGGTCAAAACATATCTTTCGGATGGAACGATGACCAGCGTTCTTACGTGCTGATAAAAATGGTTCGGGAGGGCATACCCTACCACGACTTCTCGGCCGTTTCCAGTCTATCACCGTTCACATTAAAGGAATGGGCGAGTTTTCTGAATGTGTCAACAAGAACCCTAGAACGTCACCGAGAGGAAAACAAGACCTTTCGGCAAGAACAAAGTGAACGAATCTTATCCATATACCAACTTTTAAATTATGGTGTATCGGTATTCGGATATAAGGAGGGCTTCTTCGATTGGCTGAGCGCTGAAAGTATAGCCCTGGGTGGCGTAAAACCCAAAGATCTTCTCGATACCAGTATTGGCATCAATATGGTAAAAGACGAGCTGGGCAGGCTGGAACACGGCATACTGGCATGATCGTTTATCGGCTTTCCAAAGAAAAATACAAGGCGGACCTCTCGGGAATCGGTGCTGAAAAATACGGTGGAAGATGGAACAACAAGGGTACTCGAATGGTGTACACTGCACAATCAAGGGCACTTGCCAATCTTGAGGTGGCCGTTCATGTTGCCTTGAAAAGCTTGCCCAAAGACTATTTTATGACCGCTATTGAAATACCCGAAACGTTAATAACGAAATATGACGAGGGCAGATTGAAGAAGAAAGCATGGAAAAGCAATCCGCCTATTGCATTTACCCAAAGTGAAGGTGATGCTTTTATCAAGACCGACCAAACCCTTATTTTGAAAGTACCCTCCGCCATTGTTCAAGGCGATTTTAATTACCTAATCAATCCCCTGCATGCCGAATTTGGTAAGATTAAAATCCTGAGTAGCGAACTGTTTAGCTTTGACGAACGATTGATTAGGCCATTATAGGCAAAATAAAATGTATCCTTTAGCATTTTTTTTTGATTAAATATTGAAAACGCTATAATTATCTATATGGTAGCGGTAACTTACCGTAAAAACAATGGCTACTCCGA
Protein-coding regions in this window:
- a CDS encoding RES family NAD+ phosphorylase codes for the protein MIVYRLSKEKYKADLSGIGAEKYGGRWNNKGTRMVYTAQSRALANLEVAVHVALKSLPKDYFMTAIEIPETLITKYDEGRLKKKAWKSNPPIAFTQSEGDAFIKTDQTLILKVPSAIVQGDFNYLINPLHAEFGKIKILSSELFSFDERLIRPL
- a CDS encoding antitoxin Xre/MbcA/ParS toxin-binding domain-containing protein: MSSAQKLFHKKGQNISFGWNDDQRSYVLIKMVREGIPYHDFSAVSSLSPFTLKEWASFLNVSTRTLERHREENKTFRQEQSERILSIYQLLNYGVSVFGYKEGFFDWLSAESIALGGVKPKDLLDTSIGINMVKDELGRLEHGILA
- the rpmA gene encoding 50S ribosomal protein L27; this translates as MAHKKGVGSSKNGRESESKRLGVKIFGGQAATAGNIIVRQRGTRHNPGENVYAGKDHTLHARVDGLVKFEKKAGGKSYVSIEPFEA